A stretch of the Streptomyces venezuelae genome encodes the following:
- a CDS encoding acyl-CoA dehydrogenase family protein, giving the protein MPVFALETEQEEWAGRLRALAVDRLRPLAEKGEPGRVNRPLLAALGELGLLERLFGSGALELCLMRESLAYGCTEAETALALQGLGAHPVLTAGSAAQRERWLPGVRQGTVVAAFALSEPGAGSDAAALALRAEPDGGGWLLTGEKRWISNAPEADFYTVFARTGEAAGARGVTAFLVPADRPGLTGERLDMLSPHPIGSLVFDRVPVGHGDLLGEPGRGFAVAMETLNLFRPSVGAFAVGMARAALDAALAHTARREAFGGVLGDLQAVAHRIAEMATRTEAARLLVYAAAGAYDRGSPEVPRRAAMAKLLATETAQYVVDHAVQLHGAHALQRGHLLEHLYREVRAPRIYEGASEVQRTVIARELYRAAGAAGAEAAGAAATEVAR; this is encoded by the coding sequence ATGCCCGTATTCGCGCTTGAGACCGAACAAGAGGAATGGGCCGGGCGGCTGCGCGCCCTGGCGGTCGACCGGCTGCGGCCCCTCGCCGAGAAGGGCGAGCCGGGCCGCGTCAACCGGCCGCTGCTGGCGGCCCTGGGGGAACTCGGCCTGCTGGAACGGCTCTTCGGCTCCGGGGCGCTGGAGCTGTGCCTGATGCGCGAGTCGCTGGCCTACGGGTGCACCGAGGCGGAGACGGCCCTGGCCCTGCAGGGGCTGGGCGCGCACCCGGTACTGACCGCCGGGAGCGCGGCCCAGCGCGAGCGCTGGCTGCCGGGCGTACGGCAGGGCACGGTGGTGGCCGCGTTCGCACTGAGCGAGCCGGGGGCCGGCTCCGATGCCGCCGCACTGGCCCTGCGGGCGGAGCCGGACGGCGGGGGGTGGCTGCTGACCGGTGAGAAGCGGTGGATCTCCAACGCACCGGAGGCCGATTTCTACACCGTGTTCGCCCGGACGGGGGAGGCGGCGGGCGCCCGCGGGGTCACCGCCTTCCTGGTGCCGGCCGACCGCCCCGGTCTGACCGGTGAGCGGCTGGACATGCTCTCGCCGCATCCGATCGGTTCGCTGGTCTTCGACCGGGTGCCGGTCGGCCACGGGGACCTGCTGGGGGAGCCGGGCCGCGGGTTCGCGGTGGCCATGGAGACCCTCAACCTGTTCCGGCCGAGCGTGGGGGCCTTCGCGGTGGGCATGGCCCGGGCGGCCCTGGACGCCGCCCTCGCGCACACCGCCCGGCGGGAGGCCTTCGGCGGGGTGCTGGGCGACCTCCAGGCGGTGGCCCACCGGATCGCCGAGATGGCCACCCGCACCGAGGCGGCCCGGCTGCTGGTGTACGCGGCGGCCGGAGCGTACGACCGCGGCTCGCCGGAGGTCCCGAGGCGGGCGGCGATGGCGAAACTGCTGGCCACCGAGACCGCCCAGTACGTAGTGGACCACGCGGTCCAGCTGCACGGGGCGCATGCCCTGCAACGCGGCCATTTGCTCGAACATCTGTACAGGGAGGTGCGGGCGCCGCGCATCTACGAGGGGGCGAGCGAGGTGCAGCGCACGGTCATCGCCCGGGAGCTGTACCGGGCGGCAGGGGCTGCCGGAGCGGAGGCGGCGGGGGCGGCGGCGACGGAGGTGGCCCGGTGA
- a CDS encoding AMP-binding protein, with protein MPSAHTDTFARDHLPPAHAWPELLFQLPGLAYPDRLNCGSELLDGTVARFGADRPAFRTADGEVWSYGELLERVDRIAHVLTADLGVVPGNRVLLRGPTGPWLAACWLAVMKAGAVAVTVLDRQRAQELATVSSMAHVTHALCHSSALADLDRAAVPGLRITPYGGDGPEDLLHLAGRHHGRPFRAVDTSADDVALIAFTSGTTGRPKGCMHFHRDVLAVADTFSREVLRPRPDDVFAGSPPLGFTFGLGGLVVFPLRAGASALLLEQAGPKQLLPALAEHRVTVLFTAPTAYRAMLGELDGHDLSALRRCVSAGENLPAATWEAWYGRTGLRIINGIGATELLHIFISAADEDIRPGTTGRAVPGWQARVVDREGRPVADNQPGLLAVRGPVGCRYLADPRQGEYVRDGWNLTGDTYIRDPDGYFTYVARADDMIVSSGYNIAGPEVEEALLRHPDVVEAAVVGRPDPARGQIVVAYTVTREGAGVSEDALRAFMKAELAPHKCPRSFVFLPALPRTATGKLQRFRLRDLE; from the coding sequence ATGCCTTCCGCCCACACCGACACTTTCGCGCGCGACCATCTGCCACCCGCCCACGCATGGCCGGAACTGCTGTTCCAGTTGCCCGGACTGGCCTATCCGGACCGGCTGAACTGCGGGTCCGAGCTGCTGGACGGCACGGTCGCGCGGTTCGGCGCCGACCGCCCGGCCTTCCGCACCGCCGACGGGGAGGTGTGGAGCTACGGCGAACTCCTGGAGCGGGTGGACCGCATCGCCCATGTGCTCACCGCCGACCTGGGGGTGGTGCCCGGCAACCGGGTCCTGCTGCGCGGGCCGACCGGCCCCTGGCTGGCCGCCTGCTGGCTGGCGGTGATGAAGGCGGGCGCGGTGGCCGTCACCGTGCTGGACCGGCAGCGCGCCCAGGAACTGGCCACGGTCAGCTCCATGGCCCATGTCACGCACGCCCTCTGCCACTCCTCCGCCCTGGCCGACCTGGACCGGGCCGCGGTGCCCGGCCTGCGGATCACCCCGTACGGCGGGGACGGCCCCGAGGACCTGCTGCACCTGGCCGGCCGGCACCACGGCCGGCCCTTCCGGGCCGTGGACACCTCCGCCGACGACGTGGCGCTGATCGCCTTCACCTCCGGGACCACCGGGCGCCCCAAGGGCTGTATGCACTTCCACCGGGACGTGCTGGCCGTCGCCGACACCTTCTCCCGCGAGGTGCTGCGCCCCCGCCCCGACGATGTGTTCGCGGGCAGTCCGCCCCTCGGCTTCACCTTCGGCCTGGGCGGACTCGTGGTCTTCCCGCTGCGGGCCGGGGCCTCGGCGCTGCTGCTGGAGCAGGCCGGGCCCAAGCAGCTGCTGCCCGCCCTGGCCGAGCACCGGGTGACCGTCCTGTTCACCGCCCCCACCGCCTACCGGGCCATGCTCGGGGAACTCGACGGGCACGACCTGTCGGCCCTGCGCCGCTGCGTCTCGGCGGGCGAGAACCTGCCGGCGGCGACCTGGGAGGCCTGGTACGGCCGGACCGGTCTGCGGATCATCAACGGCATCGGGGCCACCGAGCTGCTGCACATCTTCATCTCCGCCGCCGACGAGGACATCCGCCCCGGTACCACCGGCCGGGCGGTCCCGGGCTGGCAGGCCCGGGTGGTGGACCGGGAGGGCCGGCCGGTGGCGGACAACCAGCCGGGACTGCTCGCGGTGCGCGGCCCGGTGGGCTGCCGGTACCTGGCCGACCCCCGGCAGGGCGAATACGTCCGGGACGGCTGGAACCTCACGGGTGACACCTACATCCGCGACCCCGACGGCTACTTCACCTATGTGGCCCGCGCCGACGACATGATCGTCTCGTCCGGGTACAACATCGCCGGACCGGAGGTCGAGGAGGCGCTGCTGCGCCACCCGGACGTGGTGGAGGCCGCCGTGGTGGGCCGTCCGGACCCGGCCCGGGGCCAGATCGTGGTGGCGTACACGGTGACCCGGGAGGGGGCGGGTGTCTCGGAGGACGCCCTGCGGGCCTTTATGAAGGCCGAACTGGCCCCGCACAAGTGCCCGCGGTCGTTCGTCTTCCTGCCCGCCCTGCCCCGGACCGCCACCGGCAAACTGCAACGCTTCCGGCTGCGCGATCTAGAGTGA
- a CDS encoding PaaX family transcriptional regulator C-terminal domain-containing protein: protein MAEQHTPRSLIVTFYGAYGRTAEGPVPVSALIRLLGAAGVDAPSVRSSVSRLKRRGFLFPARAADGSAGYALSDEARELLEDGDRRIYAQPPPEDGQEPAWLLATFSVPEQERHKRHLLRSRLARLGFGTVAPGLWIAPARLEDETRHTLDRLQLTSYVELFRGAHLGFAPTAEAVARWWDLTALAKQHEEFLDLHEPVLRALQSGPAPEPEAAYRDYLLALDTWRRLPYADPGLPRPLLPSDWPGDRSAAVFGELHTRLRDTGAKFTDL from the coding sequence GTGGCCGAGCAGCACACCCCGCGTTCCCTGATCGTCACCTTCTACGGAGCCTACGGAAGGACCGCCGAGGGGCCCGTCCCCGTGTCCGCGCTGATCCGCCTGCTGGGCGCGGCCGGGGTGGACGCCCCCTCGGTCCGCTCCTCGGTGTCCCGGCTCAAGCGGCGCGGCTTCCTGTTCCCCGCCCGGGCGGCGGACGGCTCGGCCGGATACGCCCTCTCGGACGAGGCCCGCGAGCTGCTGGAGGACGGGGACCGCCGGATCTACGCCCAGCCGCCGCCGGAGGACGGACAGGAGCCGGCCTGGCTGCTGGCCACCTTCTCGGTGCCGGAACAGGAACGGCACAAGCGGCACCTGCTGCGCTCCCGGCTGGCCCGGCTCGGCTTCGGCACGGTCGCGCCGGGTCTGTGGATCGCCCCGGCCCGTCTGGAGGACGAGACCCGGCACACCCTGGACCGGCTCCAGCTCACCTCGTACGTGGAACTGTTCCGCGGCGCCCACCTCGGTTTCGCCCCGACGGCGGAGGCGGTGGCCCGCTGGTGGGACCTGACCGCGCTGGCCAAGCAGCACGAGGAGTTCCTGGACCTGCACGAACCGGTGCTCCGGGCCCTCCAGTCGGGCCCGGCCCCGGAACCGGAAGCCGCCTACCGCGACTACCTGCTGGCCCTGGACACCTGGCGCCGGCTCCCCTATGCGGACCCCGGCCTCCCCCGCCCCCTGCTCCCGTCGGACTGGCCGGGTGACCGTTCGGCGGCGGTGTTCGGGGAGCTGCACACCCGGCTGCGGGACACCGGGGCGAAGTTCACGGACCTCTGA